One region of Niallia sp. Man26 genomic DNA includes:
- a CDS encoding DNA polymerase IV: MKEFYPKKGRVILHVDMNSFYASVEMAYEPSLKGKPLAIAGNVEERKGIIITCSYEARKFGLKTTMPLWEAKRLCPELIIMKPQFDRYRTASSAMFDILREFTDLVEPVSIDEGYLDITESYEFGTPLEIAESIQKRIHDRLDLPCSIGIAPNKFLAKTASDFKKPMGITVLRKRDVPNVLWPLEVEEMHGIGTKTGEKLRKQGITTIKDLAHADSIQLKAVLGINGLRLKDRANGMDNRQVDPEAAKEFKSIGNSSTLPKDTANQQELFAVITELAHKVATRMKRKKVHAKGLSVTIRYGNRKNFSKSRKLNNPVKAESDLIHIAKELFLQAWDGNAVRLLGITATDLVENSYVAKQLDLFSFEKEAEKEPLWKTIEQLKAKYGSKIIEPASENAVSKADENVGTQTSFNKDFLQGK; the protein is encoded by the coding sequence ATGAAGGAATTCTATCCGAAAAAGGGCAGAGTCATTCTGCATGTCGATATGAATAGTTTTTATGCATCAGTAGAAATGGCATACGAGCCTTCATTAAAAGGAAAACCGCTTGCCATTGCAGGCAATGTGGAGGAACGAAAAGGGATTATTATTACATGCAGTTATGAGGCCCGAAAGTTCGGTCTAAAGACGACGATGCCCCTTTGGGAAGCGAAAAGATTGTGTCCTGAGCTGATTATCATGAAACCCCAGTTTGACAGGTATCGCACAGCTTCTTCTGCTATGTTTGACATTTTGCGGGAATTCACCGATTTAGTAGAACCTGTATCCATTGATGAAGGCTATCTTGATATAACAGAAAGCTATGAGTTTGGAACTCCCCTTGAAATTGCGGAGTCTATTCAAAAAAGGATACACGACCGCCTGGATTTGCCATGCAGTATTGGAATTGCTCCAAACAAATTTCTCGCGAAAACCGCTTCCGATTTTAAGAAGCCAATGGGCATTACTGTTCTGAGAAAAAGGGATGTACCAAACGTCTTATGGCCTCTTGAAGTCGAGGAAATGCATGGCATTGGCACAAAAACAGGTGAAAAGCTGAGGAAGCAGGGCATAACGACAATAAAGGATTTGGCGCATGCTGATTCAATCCAGCTGAAGGCAGTGCTTGGGATAAACGGTCTCCGTTTAAAGGACAGAGCGAATGGAATGGATAACAGACAAGTTGATCCTGAAGCTGCTAAAGAGTTCAAGAGCATCGGCAATTCATCCACATTGCCGAAGGATACAGCAAATCAGCAGGAACTATTTGCAGTAATTACAGAATTGGCCCATAAGGTTGCAACCCGAATGAAGCGCAAGAAAGTCCATGCAAAGGGGTTAAGTGTTACAATCCGGTATGGTAATAGGAAGAACTTTTCAAAAAGCAGAAAGCTTAATAACCCGGTGAAAGCGGAAAGTGACTTAATCCACATCGCAAAGGAACTGTTTCTTCAAGCCTGGGACGGCAATGCGGTCAGACTGCTTGGCATAACTGCAACTGATTTAGTAGAGAATAGCTATGTTGCCAAACAACTTGATTTATTCTCGTTTGAAAAAGAAGCAGAAAAAGAGCCTTTATGGAAAACTATTGAACAGTTAAAGGCAAAATACGGTTCGAAAATTATTGAACCGGCCTCAGAAAATGCAGTTTCAAAGGCTGATGAAAATGTAGGAACACAAACAAGTTTTAACAAAGATTTCCTCCAAGGAAAGTAG
- a CDS encoding chemotaxis protein CheW produces the protein MIQDLDKAVIFQVGSGEYSISIKHVISIEKEENITNIAQLPSYVLGITKVRDELIPVIDLQNVLYNKATQSNEHNRLIVIKTEELSFAVLVHAAKEIIDVKAEMIKQAGLSAYQKTSYFTGVLNLEDNRLVMVIEPHILLDSLDGIKEIKDYMNKQPV, from the coding sequence ATGATACAGGATTTAGATAAAGCGGTAATATTTCAAGTTGGTTCAGGAGAATACTCTATTTCCATTAAGCACGTTATATCCATCGAAAAAGAGGAAAATATAACAAATATAGCTCAGCTGCCTTCTTATGTGCTTGGAATTACGAAGGTGCGGGATGAGCTTATTCCCGTTATTGATCTGCAAAATGTATTGTATAATAAGGCAACGCAGTCTAATGAGCACAACAGGCTGATTGTTATTAAAACAGAAGAACTGTCATTTGCTGTCTTAGTTCATGCAGCCAAGGAAATAATAGATGTAAAAGCAGAGATGATTAAACAAGCAGGCTTGTCTGCCTATCAAAAGACAAGCTATTTCACAGGTGTCTTGAATCTGGAAGACAATCGCCTCGTTATGGTGATTGAGCCGCATATTCTGCTTGATTCCCTTGATGGCATCAAAGAAATTAAGGATTATATGAACAAACAGCCTGTGTAG
- a CDS encoding tripeptidase T translates to MINNERLLNQFLELVQVDSETKYEKEICALLKSKFEALGLDVFEDDTTAVTGHGAGNLICTLPGNAEGADPIYFTSHMDTVVPGVGIKPSIKDGYVVTDGTTILGADDKAGLAVMLEVITVLKEQSIPHGTIQFVITVGEESGLVGAKALDPSLLKAKYGYALDSDGKVGNIVVAAPTQAKIKATILGKTAHAGVAPEKGISAITIASRAISNMPLGRIDSETTANIGRFEGGQQTNIVCDHVDILAEARSLIAEKMEAQVEKMKSAFETAAKDMGGQAIVDVEVMYPGFKFGEGDHVVEVARKAAAKIGRSCELQQSGGGSDANVICGFGIPTVNLAVGYEEIHTTNERMPIEELNKLAEMVVAIIEEVAAAK, encoded by the coding sequence ATGATAAATAACGAACGTTTATTAAATCAGTTTTTGGAGCTTGTGCAAGTAGATTCCGAAACAAAATATGAAAAAGAGATTTGTGCATTGCTGAAAAGCAAATTTGAAGCACTTGGCTTAGATGTATTTGAAGATGACACAACAGCTGTAACTGGCCATGGTGCCGGAAATTTGATTTGTACACTGCCAGGAAATGCAGAGGGAGCAGATCCAATTTACTTTACTTCTCATATGGATACTGTAGTTCCAGGTGTCGGCATTAAGCCTTCCATTAAAGATGGCTATGTCGTAACTGACGGCACAACTATTTTAGGTGCTGATGATAAGGCAGGTCTTGCAGTTATGCTTGAAGTTATCACTGTCTTGAAAGAGCAGTCTATCCCGCATGGCACTATTCAATTTGTCATCACAGTCGGTGAGGAGTCTGGATTGGTTGGAGCTAAAGCGCTAGATCCGTCCCTTTTAAAAGCTAAATACGGCTATGCACTTGATAGTGATGGAAAAGTCGGCAATATTGTTGTCGCTGCACCTACACAAGCAAAAATTAAAGCGACCATCCTTGGCAAAACAGCTCATGCTGGTGTTGCACCTGAAAAAGGCATTTCTGCGATTACGATTGCATCAAGAGCTATTTCCAATATGCCTTTAGGCAGAATTGACAGTGAGACAACAGCAAATATCGGACGTTTCGAAGGCGGCCAGCAAACGAATATCGTTTGTGACCATGTGGATATCCTTGCAGAAGCGCGTTCGTTAATAGCTGAAAAAATGGAAGCTCAAGTAGAAAAGATGAAGAGTGCATTTGAAACAGCTGCTAAAGACATGGGCGGTCAAGCGATTGTTGATGTCGAAGTAATGTACCCAGGTTTCAAGTTTGGCGAAGGAGACCATGTTGTGGAAGTAGCGCGCAAAGCAGCAGCAAAAATCGGCAGAAGCTGTGAATTGCAGCAAAGCGGCGGCGGCAGCGATGCAAATGTAATTTGTGGGTTTGGTATTCCAACAGTTAACCTTGCAGTCGGTTATGAGGAGATACATACAACAAATGAGAGAATGCCAATCGAAGAACTGAATAAATTGGCAGAGATGGTTGTGGCAATTATTGAGGAAGTTGCAGCAGCAAAATAA
- the prli42 gene encoding stressosome-associated protein Prli42 — MNKKFQKIVVYLMIFIMLLSTLMIGLSMLF; from the coding sequence ATGAACAAAAAATTTCAAAAGATCGTCGTGTATTTGATGATTTTTATCATGTTGCTTTCTACTCTAATGATTGGATTGAGCATGCTGTTCTAA
- a CDS encoding L,D-transpeptidase produces MLKLLAGLLLAVSPIWPLGDNPMPGDPFVIINKSTNQMALVDDNRVQTLISVATGKKDELTPEGLFTVTVKAINPYYRKKDIMGGDPKNPLGTRWIGFDAEGTEGRTYGIHGTNNPASIGHYVSQGCVRMQNEAIESIFQSVPLGTKVLITDSSKDAESLAVEYGAIDKGINM; encoded by the coding sequence ATGCTGAAATTACTGGCAGGTCTGCTGCTGGCTGTGTCTCCGATTTGGCCGCTTGGCGATAATCCAATGCCGGGCGACCCGTTCGTTATTATAAATAAAAGCACGAATCAAATGGCATTAGTGGATGATAACAGGGTGCAGACACTTATTAGTGTGGCGACAGGAAAAAAGGATGAACTCACACCTGAAGGGCTGTTTACTGTGACTGTAAAGGCAATCAATCCTTATTACCGCAAGAAGGATATTATGGGCGGAGATCCGAAAAACCCGTTAGGCACAAGATGGATTGGGTTTGATGCAGAAGGCACAGAAGGAAGAACATACGGAATTCATGGCACGAACAATCCAGCCTCCATTGGCCATTATGTGTCACAAGGCTGTGTGCGTATGCAAAATGAGGCAATTGAGTCAATCTTTCAATCTGTTCCTTTAGGTACAAAGGTGCTGATTACAGATTCCAGTAAGGATGCTGAATCGTTAGCTGTTGAATATGGAGCAATTGATAAAGGCATAAATATGTAA
- a CDS encoding amino acid ABC transporter ATP-binding protein, translating to MINVQQLHKSFGSLQVLKGISTEIKKGEVVTIIGPSGSGKSTFLRCLNLLEVPTEGKIFIDNVEVTAKKANIKKMRENVGMVFQHFHLFPHKTVLQNVTYAPIKVKGMSKSEAEKQGKELLQKVGLAEKANEYPNRLSGGQKQRVAIARALAMNPEVILFDEPTSALDPEMVKEVLEVMKSLANTGITMLIVTHEMGFAREAASRVLFLDQGSIVEDAPPAEFFSNPKSARAKEFLEKML from the coding sequence GTGATTAATGTTCAACAATTGCATAAATCATTCGGTTCCTTACAAGTTTTGAAAGGAATCTCAACAGAAATAAAAAAAGGTGAGGTAGTGACAATTATCGGGCCATCTGGTTCTGGTAAATCCACTTTCCTGCGCTGCCTGAATTTATTAGAAGTGCCGACTGAAGGTAAAATTTTCATTGATAATGTGGAAGTTACAGCTAAGAAGGCTAACATTAAAAAAATGAGAGAAAATGTCGGAATGGTATTCCAGCACTTTCATCTTTTCCCGCATAAGACTGTCCTGCAAAATGTCACTTATGCACCAATTAAAGTTAAAGGTATGAGCAAATCTGAGGCTGAAAAGCAAGGGAAAGAGTTGCTGCAGAAAGTCGGCTTGGCTGAAAAGGCTAATGAATATCCGAATCGTCTTTCTGGCGGACAAAAGCAAAGGGTAGCAATTGCCAGAGCACTTGCTATGAATCCAGAGGTTATTTTGTTCGATGAACCTACTTCAGCTTTAGATCCGGAAATGGTTAAGGAAGTACTTGAAGTTATGAAATCATTGGCGAATACAGGGATTACGATGCTGATTGTTACACACGAAATGGGCTTTGCTAGAGAAGCTGCAAGCAGAGTATTGTTCTTGGATCAAGGCTCAATCGTTGAGGATGCGCCGCCTGCAGAGTTCTTTTCAAATCCGAAAAGTGCAAGAGCGAAAGAGTTTTTAGAAAAAATGCTGTAA
- a CDS encoding amino acid ABC transporter permease, producing MELDFQQFIPSLPFLLKGIIVTLKIVFVAGILGFVLGIVLSILKISKFPVLSWIADAYTSIFRGTPLVLQLMIIYYGTPQITGVQIEPAAAAIMSFGLNSAAYISEIIRAGILAVDKGQKEAALALGVSNRQAMFDLILPQALKNIFPALINEAVSLTKESAIVTVIGVTDIMRRAYIMGGDKFSYFEPLLLAGVIYYVMVMVLTLLAKVLERRMRRSD from the coding sequence ATGGAATTGGATTTTCAACAGTTTATTCCATCCCTTCCTTTTCTATTAAAAGGAATTATCGTTACATTAAAAATCGTATTTGTTGCAGGAATATTAGGCTTTGTATTAGGGATTGTCCTATCGATCTTAAAAATTAGCAAATTCCCAGTATTGAGCTGGATTGCAGATGCATATACGTCTATTTTTAGAGGAACGCCGCTTGTTCTTCAGTTAATGATTATTTATTACGGCACACCGCAAATTACAGGTGTGCAAATTGAACCAGCTGCAGCGGCAATCATGTCATTCGGGTTAAACTCAGCTGCCTATATTTCTGAGATTATCCGCGCAGGAATTCTGGCTGTGGATAAAGGCCAAAAGGAAGCAGCGCTTGCTCTTGGAGTTAGCAACAGACAAGCAATGTTCGATTTAATTCTTCCACAAGCACTGAAAAACATTTTTCCAGCACTTATAAACGAAGCGGTTTCTTTAACGAAGGAATCAGCAATCGTTACAGTTATTGGTGTTACGGACATAATGAGAAGGGCTTATATAATGGGTGGAGACAAATTTTCCTATTTCGAACCATTATTGCTTGCAGGGGTAATTTATTATGTAATGGTAATGGTGCTGACATTGCTTGCGAAGGTTCTTGAAAGGAGAATGAGAAGAAGTGATTAA
- a CDS encoding transporter substrate-binding domain-containing protein, whose protein sequence is MKKLMALMLLMIAILAGCGTSTDDSNSGSSSDKKELIMGTSADYPPFEYIDSAKSEDIIGFDIDLANALGEKLGYTIKVKDFDFSGLIPAIQAGQVDLVMSGMSPTPERKENVDFSDIYYTAQDLVITKKDSNINSVEDLKGKTIGVQLASIQEDAANEIAKKVDVKVENRDRIPQLVEEIKAGRFDAAIIEDVVAQGYLKKDDTLSSFTATEANDDAGSAIAFPKDSDLTAKFNEELNKMKENGELDKLIVKWFDN, encoded by the coding sequence ATGAAAAAACTAATGGCACTTATGCTGTTAATGATAGCAATTCTAGCAGGTTGTGGTACAAGCACAGATGACAGCAACAGCGGAAGTTCTTCTGATAAAAAAGAACTTATTATGGGAACATCAGCTGACTATCCACCGTTTGAATACATTGATTCAGCAAAAAGTGAAGATATTATCGGATTCGATATTGATTTAGCAAATGCACTTGGTGAAAAACTGGGCTATACAATTAAAGTGAAAGACTTTGATTTCAGCGGTTTGATTCCAGCAATCCAAGCAGGCCAAGTGGACTTAGTTATGTCAGGTATGTCACCTACACCTGAAAGAAAAGAAAATGTTGATTTCAGTGATATTTACTATACTGCTCAAGATTTAGTTATTACAAAAAAAGACAGCAATATTAACAGCGTGGAAGATTTGAAAGGCAAAACAATCGGCGTACAGCTTGCATCCATTCAAGAAGATGCTGCAAATGAAATCGCAAAAAAAGTTGATGTGAAAGTCGAAAACCGTGACCGTATTCCACAGTTGGTGGAAGAAATTAAAGCAGGCAGATTTGATGCAGCAATCATTGAAGATGTAGTAGCACAAGGGTATTTGAAAAAGGATGATACTTTAAGCTCCTTTACTGCAACAGAAGCAAATGACGATGCTGGTTCTGCAATCGCGTTTCCAAAAGACAGTGATTTAACAGCGAAGTTTAATGAAGAATTGAATAAAATGAAAGAAAACGGCGAGTTGGATAAGTTAATTGTTAAATGGTTTGATAACTAA
- a CDS encoding BrxA/BrxB family bacilliredoxin, whose product MNIDFNLFMNDVVRQARQDMEEAGYTELTTPEAVDEAFAKEGTTLVMVNSVCGCAGGIARPAAGYSLHYKKKPNHLVTVFAGQDKEATEKARSYFTGYAPSSPSFALLKDGQIVKMVERHEIEGHDPMEVVGKLQNAFEEYCEEV is encoded by the coding sequence ATGAATATCGATTTTAATTTATTCATGAACGATGTTGTTCGCCAAGCACGCCAGGACATGGAAGAAGCTGGCTATACAGAGCTTACTACACCTGAGGCAGTAGATGAGGCTTTTGCTAAAGAAGGAACTACATTAGTGATGGTCAATTCTGTGTGCGGATGTGCAGGAGGTATTGCCCGTCCAGCTGCAGGATATTCCCTACATTATAAGAAGAAGCCGAATCATCTCGTAACGGTTTTCGCTGGACAGGATAAAGAAGCAACAGAAAAAGCAAGATCATACTTTACAGGATATGCACCATCCTCACCATCCTTTGCCTTATTAAAAGACGGGCAAATTGTGAAGATGGTAGAACGTCATGAAATCGAAGGCCATGATCCAATGGAAGTTGTCGGGAAACTGCAAAATGCATTTGAAGAATATTGTGAGGAAGTATAA
- a CDS encoding dihydrolipoamide acetyltransferase family protein, whose product MSSEKITMPKLGESVTEGTISKWLVSVGDTVNKYEPLAEVMTDKVNAEIPSSFSGSVKELIAGEGDTLQVGEVICIIDVEGAEEVTAAAPAVKETASSNTTEKPAAGKARYSPAVLRLSQEAGIDLSQITGSGLGGRITRKDVLAAINSGQSIQQPVAAPEKIDVQKEQQVHVAVQQTAPAPQVVDAQAVPGDIEIPVTGVRKAIAANMKKSKQDIPHAWTMIEVDATKLVQYRNEVKDSFKKAEGYNLTYFAFFVKAVAQTLKEFPEINSTWAGDKIIRKKDVNISIAVATEDALFVPVIKNADEKSLKGIAREITELAAKARNGTLQLHEMEGGTFTVNNTGSFGSVQSMGIINHPQAAILQVESIVKRPVIKDGMIAISDMVNLCMSLDHRVLDGLVCGRFMQRLKERLENTTKDNTPIY is encoded by the coding sequence ATGTCCAGTGAAAAGATTACCATGCCAAAGCTTGGAGAGAGCGTAACAGAAGGAACAATCAGCAAATGGCTCGTTTCTGTTGGAGATACTGTCAACAAATATGAACCATTGGCTGAGGTAATGACAGATAAAGTCAACGCAGAAATACCTTCGTCTTTTTCAGGCAGTGTTAAAGAACTGATTGCAGGAGAAGGAGATACACTGCAAGTCGGTGAAGTCATTTGCATCATTGATGTAGAAGGAGCAGAAGAAGTGACAGCAGCAGCTCCTGCTGTCAAAGAAACAGCATCAAGCAATACAACAGAAAAGCCTGCAGCAGGCAAAGCAAGATATTCACCTGCAGTACTGCGCCTATCCCAAGAAGCAGGAATTGATCTAAGCCAGATAACAGGCAGTGGATTAGGCGGCCGAATTACAAGGAAAGATGTCTTAGCTGCTATTAACAGTGGCCAATCGATACAGCAGCCTGTTGCTGCACCAGAAAAAATCGACGTGCAAAAAGAGCAGCAAGTACACGTAGCTGTACAGCAAACAGCTCCAGCTCCTCAAGTTGTTGATGCTCAAGCAGTTCCTGGTGATATCGAGATTCCAGTAACAGGTGTGCGCAAGGCGATTGCCGCTAATATGAAGAAAAGCAAGCAAGATATTCCTCATGCTTGGACAATGATCGAGGTCGATGCAACAAAGCTTGTTCAATACCGAAACGAGGTCAAAGACTCCTTTAAAAAAGCAGAAGGCTATAACCTTACGTATTTTGCCTTCTTCGTTAAAGCAGTTGCGCAAACATTAAAGGAATTCCCGGAAATTAACTCAACATGGGCTGGCGATAAAATCATTCGCAAAAAAGATGTAAATATTTCTATAGCTGTCGCAACAGAAGATGCACTATTTGTACCAGTTATCAAAAATGCCGATGAGAAATCCCTTAAAGGAATTGCAAGAGAAATTACGGAACTTGCTGCAAAAGCAAGAAACGGTACATTGCAGCTTCATGAAATGGAGGGAGGAACCTTTACTGTGAATAACACAGGTTCCTTTGGTTCAGTTCAGTCAATGGGTATTATTAATCACCCGCAAGCGGCAATCCTGCAGGTTGAGTCGATTGTTAAGCGTCCTGTTATTAAGGATGGCATGATTGCAATTAGCGATATGGTTAATTTGTGTATGTCTCTTGACCATCGTGTGCTTGATGGTTTGGTATGTGGAAGATTTATGCAGCGTTTGAAAGAAAGATTAGAAAATACAACAAAAGACAATACGCCAATCTATTAA
- a CDS encoding alpha-ketoacid dehydrogenase subunit beta encodes MAVISYIDAVTMAIREEMERDEKVFILGEDVGVKGGVFKATTGLYEQFGEERVIDAPLAESAIAGVGIGAAMYGMKPIAEMQFADFIMPAVNQIVSEAAKIRYRSNNDWTCPIVIRAPYGGGIHGALYHSQSVEAMFANTPGLKIVMPSTPYDVKGLLKAAVRDPDPVLFFEHKRAYRLIKGEVPEDDYVLPIGKADVKREGEDITVITYGLCVHFALQAAEKLAQDGISAHVLDLRTVYPLDQEAIIEAASKTGKVLLITEDNKEGSIISEVAAIIAENCLFDLDAPIMRLAGPDIPAMPYAPTMEKHFIVSPEKVENAMRKLAEF; translated from the coding sequence ATGGCAGTTATTTCATATATTGATGCAGTTACTATGGCCATCAGAGAAGAGATGGAAAGAGATGAAAAGGTATTTATCCTAGGAGAAGATGTCGGTGTGAAAGGTGGCGTATTTAAGGCGACAACCGGCTTATATGAACAATTCGGTGAAGAAAGAGTCATCGATGCACCACTTGCAGAATCTGCGATTGCGGGAGTCGGTATCGGTGCCGCGATGTACGGTATGAAGCCGATTGCGGAAATGCAGTTTGCTGATTTCATCATGCCTGCTGTAAACCAAATTGTTTCAGAGGCAGCAAAGATTCGTTACCGCTCTAACAATGACTGGACTTGTCCAATTGTTATTCGCGCACCATACGGCGGAGGAATTCATGGCGCTCTTTATCATTCGCAATCAGTGGAAGCAATGTTTGCCAATACGCCTGGATTGAAAATTGTTATGCCTTCCACACCGTATGATGTGAAGGGATTGCTAAAAGCAGCTGTTCGTGATCCAGATCCTGTTCTTTTCTTTGAACATAAGCGTGCATACCGCCTGATTAAAGGGGAAGTGCCTGAGGATGATTATGTACTGCCGATCGGAAAGGCAGATGTAAAAAGAGAAGGAGAAGATATTACAGTCATTACATACGGACTATGTGTACATTTCGCACTGCAGGCAGCAGAAAAGCTTGCGCAAGACGGAATATCTGCACATGTATTGGATTTGCGTACTGTTTATCCTCTTGACCAAGAAGCAATTATTGAGGCAGCTTCTAAAACAGGGAAGGTTCTGTTAATAACAGAAGACAACAAAGAAGGCAGCATCATCAGTGAGGTTGCGGCAATTATTGCAGAGAACTGCCTGTTTGACTTGGATGCACCAATCATGAGGCTCGCTGGACCAGATATTCCTGCTATGCCATATGCACCGACGATGGAAAAACACTTCATTGTCAGCCCGGAAAAAGTCGAAAATGCTATGCGTAAGCTCGCAGAATTTTAA
- a CDS encoding thiamine pyrophosphate-dependent dehydrogenase E1 component subunit alpha translates to MVEKRHLNAGLTDEQVLEMYRYMLLARRIDERMWLLNRSGKIPFVVSCQGQEAAQVGTAFAFDRAKDYSLPYYRDLGVVLAFGQTPREIMLQGFAKAEDPNSGGRQMPGHFGQKKNRIVTGSSPVTTQVPHAVGIALAGKIEKKDFVTYVSFGEGSSNQGDFHEGANFAGVHKLPVIFVCENNKYAISVPIEKQLACENVSDRAIGYGMPGYTVDGNDPIEVYRVTKEAVDRARRGEGPTLIETVSYRLTPHSSDDDDRTYRGREEVAEAKAKDPVITFKNYLTEVGVLTEEMDQELNADIMEIINEATEYAEKAPYAKPEDSMNYVYGN, encoded by the coding sequence ATGGTAGAAAAGCGCCATTTAAATGCAGGATTAACAGATGAGCAAGTACTTGAAATGTATAGATATATGCTATTAGCACGACGTATCGATGAAAGGATGTGGCTTTTAAACCGCTCTGGAAAAATTCCTTTCGTTGTGTCCTGCCAAGGCCAGGAGGCAGCGCAAGTAGGTACGGCATTCGCCTTTGACCGAGCTAAAGATTATTCATTGCCGTATTACAGAGACTTAGGTGTTGTGCTTGCATTCGGACAAACGCCAAGAGAAATTATGCTGCAAGGGTTTGCTAAAGCAGAAGATCCTAACTCAGGCGGCAGACAAATGCCAGGACATTTCGGACAGAAAAAGAACCGCATCGTAACTGGTTCTTCACCTGTAACTACACAAGTTCCACATGCTGTGGGCATTGCCTTGGCTGGTAAAATTGAGAAGAAAGATTTTGTAACATACGTCAGCTTTGGAGAAGGTTCCTCCAACCAGGGAGATTTCCATGAAGGTGCGAACTTTGCTGGAGTACATAAACTCCCAGTCATTTTCGTTTGTGAAAATAACAAATATGCTATCTCTGTTCCAATCGAAAAGCAATTAGCTTGCGAAAATGTGTCAGACAGAGCCATCGGTTATGGCATGCCAGGATATACAGTGGACGGCAATGATCCAATTGAGGTATATCGTGTCACTAAAGAAGCAGTTGACAGAGCAAGAAGAGGGGAAGGACCGACTCTTATTGAGACAGTCTCTTATCGTTTAACTCCTCACTCTTCTGACGATGATGACAGAACTTACAGAGGCCGCGAGGAAGTAGCAGAAGCGAAGGCGAAGGACCCTGTTATCACATTTAAAAATTATTTAACAGAAGTTGGTGTCCTGACAGAAGAAATGGACCAAGAGCTGAATGCTGATATTATGGAAATTATCAATGAAGCAACTGAATATGCAGAAAAGGCTCCATATGCAAAACCAGAAGACTCAATGAATTATGTGTACGGGAATTAA